A region of Sebastes umbrosus isolate fSebUmb1 unplaced genomic scaffold, fSebUmb1.pri scaffold_77_arrow_ctg1, whole genome shotgun sequence DNA encodes the following proteins:
- the LOC119484483 gene encoding gelsolin-like isoform X2 codes for MVFHPEFEGAGKRAGLQVWRVEKMELVPVPQSLRGGFYSGDAYLVLHSTENRRGDMQYDLHYWLGSECSQDESGAATIFTVQMDDFLHGAPVQYREVQGHESSTFTGYFKTGLKYMKGGVASGFQHVVTNDVEVQRLLHVKGRRVVRATEVPVSWDSFNHGDSFILDLGEEIIQWSGNHSNRFEKLKATLVSKGIRDDERCGRAELQFCEEGEEPERMLQVLGEKPELPDTHSDDAKMDASNRKLAKLYQVSNADGDIEVTMVAEHNPFSQDALQSSECFILDNGANGHIFVWKGKDANTDERHAVLKSAEQFINKMNYPTYTQIQVLPEHGETPLFQQFFKDWRDPEDTVGMGTAYVSNQIARIEKVPFDVSQLHQSEAMAAQHGMVDRGDGDKQIWRIEGSEKVPVDSSVVGQFYGGDSYIILYEYHHGNRRGSIIYIWQGAESSQDEVGASAILAVQLGDEQGGGAVQVRVVQGKEPAHLMSLFDGRPMVVHKGGTSREGGQSEVADTRLFQVRSNPAGDSRAVEVNPSSSSLNSSDVFLLVSGSTSWMWRGGSSSSAEVQGAEHLAELLQVTPTQLKEGGEEDALWDALGGKEDYCRSPRLNNMEAHPPRLFACSNKTGTFQMEEIPGELTQDDLAPDDVMILDTWDQVFVWIGDEAHEDEKTEASASAVQYLESDPADRDPGTPTVKVKQGFEPPTFTGWFLGWNHEAA; via the exons ATGGTGTTCCATCCAGAGTTTGAGGGTGCGGGTAAGAGGGCGGGGCTTCAGGTGTGGCGAGTGGAGAAGATGGAGCTGGTTCCGGTTCCTCAGAGTCTGCGAGGAGGGTTCTACTCTGGAGACGCGTACCTGGTTCTCCACAGCACCGAGAACCGCCGAGGAGACATGCAGTACGACCTGCACTACTGGCTAg GTTCAGAGTGCTCTCAGGATGAGAGCGGGGCGGCGACCATATTTACGGTGCAGATGGACGATTTCCTTCATGGTGCACCGGTCCAGTACCGCGAAGTCCAGGGACACGAGTCCAGTACCTTCACCGGATACTTCAAAACCGGACTGAAGTACATG aaagggggcgtggcctcaGGGTTCCAACACGTGGTGACCAATGACGTCGAGGTCCAGAGGTTGCTGCACGTCAAAGGTCGACGCGTCGTCAGGGCAACGGAGGTTCCTGTCAGCTGGGACAGTTTCAACCATGGAGACAGTTTCATACTGGACCTGggagag gaAATCATCCAGTGGTctggtaaccatagcaaccgCTTTGAGAAGCTGAAGGCCACTCTG GTGTCTAAGGGTATCCGTGACGACGAGCGGTGTGGGCGGGCCGAGCTGCAGTTCtgtgaggagggggaggagccaGAGAGGATGCTGCAG GTTCTCGGGGAGAAGCCGGAGCTGCCTGACACTCACAGTGACGACGCCAAGATGGACGCCTCCAACAGGAAGCTGGCGAAGCTCTACCAG GTGTCCAACGCAGATGGTGACATAGAGGTTACCATGGTAGCAGAGCACAACCCGTTCTCCCAGGATGCTTTGCAGTCCAGCGAGTGTTTCATCCTCGACAACGGAGCCAACGGACACATCTTTGTCTGGAAAG GTAAGGATGCGAACACTGATGAGCGTCATGCTGTTCTGAAGAGCGCAGAGCAGTTTATCAACAAGATGAACTACCCGACATACACACAG ATTCAGGTCCTCCCTGAGCACGGGGAGACTCCGCTCTTCCAACAGTTCTTTAAAGACTGGAGGGACCCTGAGGACACCGTCGGCATGGGAACGGCTTATGTATCCAATCAGATCGCAAGGATCGAGAAG GTTCCGTTTGACGTGTCTcagctccaccaatcagaagccATGGCAGCGCAGCACGGGATGGTGGACCGCGGAGACGGAGACAAACAG atcTGGCGTATTGAAGGGTCAGAGAAGGTTCCGGTGGACTCGTCAGTAGTTGGTCAGTTCTATGGAGGAGACAGTTACATCATCCTGTATGAGTATCACCACGGCAACCGACGGGGCTCCATCATCTACATCTG GCAGGGCGCCGAGTCCAGCCAGGATGAGGTTGGAGCGTCGGCCATCTTGGCGGTCCAGTTGGGTGACGAACAGGGCGGGGGGGCTGTGCAGGTGCGTGTGGTTCAGGGCAAAGAGCCCGCCCACCTCATGAGCCTGTTTGACGGCCGACCAATGGTGGTGCACAAGGGCGGGACTTCCAGAGAGGGCGGCCAATCAGAGGTGGCAGATACCCGCCTGTTCCAGGTTCGATCCAATCCAGCAGGAGACTCCAGAGCTGTAGAG GTGAATCCGTCCTCCTCCAGTCTGAACTCCAGTGACGTCTTCCTGCTGGTCTCCGGCTCTACGTCCTGGATGTGGCGggggggcagcagcagctcagctgaGGTCCAGGGAGCTGAACATCTGGCGGAGCTCCTGCAGGTGACCCCCACCCAGCtgaaggaggggggggaggaag ATGCATTGTGGGATGCGTTGGGGGGGAAGGAGGACTACTGTCGGTCCCCCCGCctgaacaacatggaggctcatCCTCCTCGTCTCTTCGCCTGCTCCAACAAGACCGGGACATTCCAG atggAGGAGATTCCAGGTGAGCTGACGCAGGATGACCTCGctcctgatgatgtcatgatcTTGGATACCTGGGACCAG GTGTTTGTTTGGATCGGTGACGAGGCTCACGAGGACGAGAAGACGGAGGCGTCGGCGTCag CGGTCCAGTACCTGGAGAGCGACCCGGCTGACAGAGACCCCGGTACTCCGACCGTGAAGGTGAAACAGGGAttcgaaccgccgaccttcacCGGCTGGTTCCTGGGCTGGAACCACGAAGCAgcgtga
- the LOC119484483 gene encoding gelsolin-like isoform X3, with product MDDFLHGAPVQYREVQGHESSTFTGYFKTGLKYMKGGVASGFQHVVTNDVEVQRLLHVKGRRVVRATEVPVSWDSFNHGDSFILDLGEEIIQWSGNHSNRFEKLKATLVSKGIRDDERCGRAELQFCEEGEEPERMLQVLGEKPELPDTHSDDAKMDASNRKLAKLYQVSNADGDIEVTMVAEHNPFSQDALQSSECFILDNGANGHIFVWKGKDANTDERHAVLKSAEQFINKMNYPTYTQVNSLTYTQIQVLPEHGETPLFQQFFKDWRDPEDTVGMGTAYVSNQIARIEKVPFDVSQLHQSEAMAAQHGMVDRGDGDKQIWRIEGSEKVPVDSSVVGQFYGGDSYIILYEYHHGNRRGSIIYIWQGAESSQDEVGASAILAVQLGDEQGGGAVQVRVVQGKEPAHLMSLFDGRPMVVHKGGTSREGGQSEVADTRLFQVRSNPAGDSRAVEVNPSSSSLNSSDVFLLVSGSTSWMWRGGSSSSAEVQGAEHLAELLQVTPTQLKEGGEEDALWDALGGKEDYCRSPRLNNMEAHPPRLFACSNKTGTFQMEEIPGELTQDDLAPDDVMILDTWDQVFVWIGDEAHEDEKTEASASAVQYLESDPADRDPGTPTVKVKQGFEPPTFTGWFLGWNHEAA from the exons ATGGACGATTTCCTTCATGGTGCACCGGTCCAGTACCGCGAAGTCCAGGGACACGAGTCCAGTACCTTCACCGGATACTTCAAAACCGGACTGAAGTACATG aaagggggcgtggcctcaGGGTTCCAACACGTGGTGACCAATGACGTCGAGGTCCAGAGGTTGCTGCACGTCAAAGGTCGACGCGTCGTCAGGGCAACGGAGGTTCCTGTCAGCTGGGACAGTTTCAACCATGGAGACAGTTTCATACTGGACCTGggagag gaAATCATCCAGTGGTctggtaaccatagcaaccgCTTTGAGAAGCTGAAGGCCACTCTG GTGTCTAAGGGTATCCGTGACGACGAGCGGTGTGGGCGGGCCGAGCTGCAGTTCtgtgaggagggggaggagccaGAGAGGATGCTGCAG GTTCTCGGGGAGAAGCCGGAGCTGCCTGACACTCACAGTGACGACGCCAAGATGGACGCCTCCAACAGGAAGCTGGCGAAGCTCTACCAG GTGTCCAACGCAGATGGTGACATAGAGGTTACCATGGTAGCAGAGCACAACCCGTTCTCCCAGGATGCTTTGCAGTCCAGCGAGTGTTTCATCCTCGACAACGGAGCCAACGGACACATCTTTGTCTGGAAAG GTAAGGATGCGAACACTGATGAGCGTCATGCTGTTCTGAAGAGCGCAGAGCAGTTTATCAACAAGATGAACTACCCGACATACACACAGGTAAACAGTCTGACGTACACACAG ATTCAGGTCCTCCCTGAGCACGGGGAGACTCCGCTCTTCCAACAGTTCTTTAAAGACTGGAGGGACCCTGAGGACACCGTCGGCATGGGAACGGCTTATGTATCCAATCAGATCGCAAGGATCGAGAAG GTTCCGTTTGACGTGTCTcagctccaccaatcagaagccATGGCAGCGCAGCACGGGATGGTGGACCGCGGAGACGGAGACAAACAG atcTGGCGTATTGAAGGGTCAGAGAAGGTTCCGGTGGACTCGTCAGTAGTTGGTCAGTTCTATGGAGGAGACAGTTACATCATCCTGTATGAGTATCACCACGGCAACCGACGGGGCTCCATCATCTACATCTG GCAGGGCGCCGAGTCCAGCCAGGATGAGGTTGGAGCGTCGGCCATCTTGGCGGTCCAGTTGGGTGACGAACAGGGCGGGGGGGCTGTGCAGGTGCGTGTGGTTCAGGGCAAAGAGCCCGCCCACCTCATGAGCCTGTTTGACGGCCGACCAATGGTGGTGCACAAGGGCGGGACTTCCAGAGAGGGCGGCCAATCAGAGGTGGCAGATACCCGCCTGTTCCAGGTTCGATCCAATCCAGCAGGAGACTCCAGAGCTGTAGAG GTGAATCCGTCCTCCTCCAGTCTGAACTCCAGTGACGTCTTCCTGCTGGTCTCCGGCTCTACGTCCTGGATGTGGCGggggggcagcagcagctcagctgaGGTCCAGGGAGCTGAACATCTGGCGGAGCTCCTGCAGGTGACCCCCACCCAGCtgaaggaggggggggaggaag ATGCATTGTGGGATGCGTTGGGGGGGAAGGAGGACTACTGTCGGTCCCCCCGCctgaacaacatggaggctcatCCTCCTCGTCTCTTCGCCTGCTCCAACAAGACCGGGACATTCCAG atggAGGAGATTCCAGGTGAGCTGACGCAGGATGACCTCGctcctgatgatgtcatgatcTTGGATACCTGGGACCAG GTGTTTGTTTGGATCGGTGACGAGGCTCACGAGGACGAGAAGACGGAGGCGTCGGCGTCag CGGTCCAGTACCTGGAGAGCGACCCGGCTGACAGAGACCCCGGTACTCCGACCGTGAAGGTGAAACAGGGAttcgaaccgccgaccttcacCGGCTGGTTCCTGGGCTGGAACCACGAAGCAgcgtga
- the LOC119484483 gene encoding gelsolin-like isoform X1 yields MVFHPEFEGAGKRAGLQVWRVEKMELVPVPQSLRGGFYSGDAYLVLHSTENRRGDMQYDLHYWLGSECSQDESGAATIFTVQMDDFLHGAPVQYREVQGHESSTFTGYFKTGLKYMKGGVASGFQHVVTNDVEVQRLLHVKGRRVVRATEVPVSWDSFNHGDSFILDLGEEIIQWSGNHSNRFEKLKATLVSKGIRDDERCGRAELQFCEEGEEPERMLQVLGEKPELPDTHSDDAKMDASNRKLAKLYQVSNADGDIEVTMVAEHNPFSQDALQSSECFILDNGANGHIFVWKGKDANTDERHAVLKSAEQFINKMNYPTYTQVNSLTYTQIQVLPEHGETPLFQQFFKDWRDPEDTVGMGTAYVSNQIARIEKVPFDVSQLHQSEAMAAQHGMVDRGDGDKQIWRIEGSEKVPVDSSVVGQFYGGDSYIILYEYHHGNRRGSIIYIWQGAESSQDEVGASAILAVQLGDEQGGGAVQVRVVQGKEPAHLMSLFDGRPMVVHKGGTSREGGQSEVADTRLFQVRSNPAGDSRAVEVNPSSSSLNSSDVFLLVSGSTSWMWRGGSSSSAEVQGAEHLAELLQVTPTQLKEGGEEDALWDALGGKEDYCRSPRLNNMEAHPPRLFACSNKTGTFQMEEIPGELTQDDLAPDDVMILDTWDQVFVWIGDEAHEDEKTEASASAVQYLESDPADRDPGTPTVKVKQGFEPPTFTGWFLGWNHEAA; encoded by the exons ATGGTGTTCCATCCAGAGTTTGAGGGTGCGGGTAAGAGGGCGGGGCTTCAGGTGTGGCGAGTGGAGAAGATGGAGCTGGTTCCGGTTCCTCAGAGTCTGCGAGGAGGGTTCTACTCTGGAGACGCGTACCTGGTTCTCCACAGCACCGAGAACCGCCGAGGAGACATGCAGTACGACCTGCACTACTGGCTAg GTTCAGAGTGCTCTCAGGATGAGAGCGGGGCGGCGACCATATTTACGGTGCAGATGGACGATTTCCTTCATGGTGCACCGGTCCAGTACCGCGAAGTCCAGGGACACGAGTCCAGTACCTTCACCGGATACTTCAAAACCGGACTGAAGTACATG aaagggggcgtggcctcaGGGTTCCAACACGTGGTGACCAATGACGTCGAGGTCCAGAGGTTGCTGCACGTCAAAGGTCGACGCGTCGTCAGGGCAACGGAGGTTCCTGTCAGCTGGGACAGTTTCAACCATGGAGACAGTTTCATACTGGACCTGggagag gaAATCATCCAGTGGTctggtaaccatagcaaccgCTTTGAGAAGCTGAAGGCCACTCTG GTGTCTAAGGGTATCCGTGACGACGAGCGGTGTGGGCGGGCCGAGCTGCAGTTCtgtgaggagggggaggagccaGAGAGGATGCTGCAG GTTCTCGGGGAGAAGCCGGAGCTGCCTGACACTCACAGTGACGACGCCAAGATGGACGCCTCCAACAGGAAGCTGGCGAAGCTCTACCAG GTGTCCAACGCAGATGGTGACATAGAGGTTACCATGGTAGCAGAGCACAACCCGTTCTCCCAGGATGCTTTGCAGTCCAGCGAGTGTTTCATCCTCGACAACGGAGCCAACGGACACATCTTTGTCTGGAAAG GTAAGGATGCGAACACTGATGAGCGTCATGCTGTTCTGAAGAGCGCAGAGCAGTTTATCAACAAGATGAACTACCCGACATACACACAGGTAAACAGTCTGACGTACACACAG ATTCAGGTCCTCCCTGAGCACGGGGAGACTCCGCTCTTCCAACAGTTCTTTAAAGACTGGAGGGACCCTGAGGACACCGTCGGCATGGGAACGGCTTATGTATCCAATCAGATCGCAAGGATCGAGAAG GTTCCGTTTGACGTGTCTcagctccaccaatcagaagccATGGCAGCGCAGCACGGGATGGTGGACCGCGGAGACGGAGACAAACAG atcTGGCGTATTGAAGGGTCAGAGAAGGTTCCGGTGGACTCGTCAGTAGTTGGTCAGTTCTATGGAGGAGACAGTTACATCATCCTGTATGAGTATCACCACGGCAACCGACGGGGCTCCATCATCTACATCTG GCAGGGCGCCGAGTCCAGCCAGGATGAGGTTGGAGCGTCGGCCATCTTGGCGGTCCAGTTGGGTGACGAACAGGGCGGGGGGGCTGTGCAGGTGCGTGTGGTTCAGGGCAAAGAGCCCGCCCACCTCATGAGCCTGTTTGACGGCCGACCAATGGTGGTGCACAAGGGCGGGACTTCCAGAGAGGGCGGCCAATCAGAGGTGGCAGATACCCGCCTGTTCCAGGTTCGATCCAATCCAGCAGGAGACTCCAGAGCTGTAGAG GTGAATCCGTCCTCCTCCAGTCTGAACTCCAGTGACGTCTTCCTGCTGGTCTCCGGCTCTACGTCCTGGATGTGGCGggggggcagcagcagctcagctgaGGTCCAGGGAGCTGAACATCTGGCGGAGCTCCTGCAGGTGACCCCCACCCAGCtgaaggaggggggggaggaag ATGCATTGTGGGATGCGTTGGGGGGGAAGGAGGACTACTGTCGGTCCCCCCGCctgaacaacatggaggctcatCCTCCTCGTCTCTTCGCCTGCTCCAACAAGACCGGGACATTCCAG atggAGGAGATTCCAGGTGAGCTGACGCAGGATGACCTCGctcctgatgatgtcatgatcTTGGATACCTGGGACCAG GTGTTTGTTTGGATCGGTGACGAGGCTCACGAGGACGAGAAGACGGAGGCGTCGGCGTCag CGGTCCAGTACCTGGAGAGCGACCCGGCTGACAGAGACCCCGGTACTCCGACCGTGAAGGTGAAACAGGGAttcgaaccgccgaccttcacCGGCTGGTTCCTGGGCTGGAACCACGAAGCAgcgtga